In one Leptospira yasudae genomic region, the following are encoded:
- the gcvT gene encoding glycine cleavage system aminomethyltransferase GcvT, whose amino-acid sequence MSQDKKTPLYETHRALGAKMIPFGGWDMPVQYSGIIAEHNATRQAAGLFDVSHMGEIFVTGEAKAILSFLESVTCNAVSSLNDFQVQYNAVLNEQGGLVDDVTIYKFSPEKYMICSNASNYEAVAAHLLKHLPSSGVKVEDQSLRWHQIALQGPKANEIFSKFLGRELDSIKYYHFALLQHEGEEIIVSRTGYTGEDGFEIYSSIPLGLKLWNGLLEFGKEQGLLPCGLGARDTLRIEAKYPLYGHELNDLWTPIESGIGWIVKEKEQSYFCSDKILSQKKNGVPSKIVAFELTEAGVPRENFRVLDSQGNEIGKTTSGTFSPSLKKGIGLALIRAEKIKDGEPIQIEIREQPKQAIITTKPFIPGSIRKN is encoded by the coding sequence ATGTCCCAAGATAAAAAAACACCGCTCTATGAAACCCATCGCGCGCTCGGCGCCAAAATGATTCCATTCGGAGGCTGGGACATGCCCGTTCAATATTCGGGAATTATCGCGGAACACAACGCGACGCGTCAAGCGGCCGGTCTTTTCGATGTTTCTCATATGGGCGAAATTTTCGTGACCGGAGAAGCGAAAGCGATTCTCAGTTTTTTGGAATCGGTCACTTGCAACGCCGTTTCTTCTTTGAACGACTTTCAAGTCCAATACAATGCCGTTCTCAACGAACAAGGCGGACTTGTGGACGACGTTACGATCTACAAATTCTCCCCCGAAAAATATATGATCTGTTCGAACGCTTCCAATTACGAAGCGGTCGCCGCTCATCTTCTCAAACATCTTCCCTCATCCGGCGTAAAGGTGGAAGATCAAAGCCTGCGTTGGCATCAAATCGCCCTGCAAGGTCCGAAGGCCAACGAAATCTTTTCGAAATTCTTAGGGAGAGAATTGGATTCGATCAAGTATTATCACTTCGCTCTGCTTCAACACGAAGGGGAAGAGATCATCGTTTCTCGAACCGGTTATACGGGTGAAGACGGTTTTGAAATTTATTCTTCCATCCCTTTAGGACTAAAACTCTGGAATGGCCTTTTGGAATTCGGTAAAGAACAAGGACTTCTTCCTTGCGGACTCGGCGCGAGAGACACTCTGAGAATCGAAGCGAAGTATCCTTTATACGGACATGAACTCAACGACCTTTGGACCCCGATCGAATCGGGAATCGGCTGGATCGTAAAGGAAAAGGAACAATCCTACTTTTGCTCCGATAAGATTCTTTCCCAAAAGAAGAACGGAGTTCCGTCCAAAATCGTCGCCTTCGAATTAACGGAAGCCGGCGTTCCCCGCGAGAATTTCCGCGTTCTCGATTCTCAAGGAAACGAAATCGGAAAAACCACATCGGGAACATTCTCCCCTTCCTTAAAGAAGGGAATCGGTTTGGCTTTGATCCGGGCCGAAAAAATCAAGGATGGCGAACCGATTCAGATTGAAATCCGCGAGCAACCCAAACAAGCTATCATAACGACAAAGCCTTTTATCCCAGGCAGCATCAGAAAAAACTAA
- a CDS encoding LIC13212 family protein → MNIRILSFLTILSLAGLNAAPNKVLTLEEKEELKQIEAVRKGGFTDIEVDNLHASIAGNILRINNLLNNETYKKALRYIEDEPREAAKFLFQDKENKQYLELDLGLGQSFADYPKTYLYQSRIYIYPGTDGQSLEKIILQFKRTNAKGEVFIREMRRLINNSPKGPTFTQDGKRTPNNNSEILLEFFSSHDTDFLWPDNPIQPVPASVTTKLHDAANPLPYNKQRQIILQYKRYMRKVDKMVSLKLHTMELDQKRMISKMLEFR, encoded by the coding sequence ATGAACATCCGTATTTTATCATTTCTGACAATTCTTTCTTTGGCCGGACTGAACGCGGCGCCTAACAAGGTTTTGACCTTGGAAGAAAAGGAAGAATTGAAACAGATCGAAGCCGTGCGTAAAGGCGGTTTTACGGATATCGAAGTAGATAACCTGCACGCGTCGATCGCCGGAAACATTTTAAGAATCAATAATCTTCTCAATAACGAGACGTATAAAAAAGCGCTTCGTTACATCGAGGACGAACCGCGCGAAGCCGCTAAGTTCTTATTTCAAGACAAAGAGAATAAACAATATCTCGAACTCGATTTGGGTTTGGGTCAATCGTTTGCGGATTACCCGAAGACCTACCTCTATCAATCAAGAATTTATATTTATCCCGGAACGGACGGACAATCGTTGGAAAAAATCATTCTTCAGTTCAAAAGAACGAACGCGAAGGGAGAAGTTTTTATCCGCGAGATGCGGCGTTTGATCAACAATTCTCCGAAAGGACCGACTTTCACACAGGACGGAAAAAGAACTCCGAACAACAACAGTGAAATTCTTTTGGAATTCTTTTCCAGTCACGACACCGATTTTCTTTGGCCGGACAATCCGATTCAACCGGTTCCTGCGAGTGTGACCACCAAGCTACATGACGCGGCAAATCCTCTTCCGTATAATAAACAGAGACAGATCATTCTTCAGTACAAACGGTATATGAGAAAGGTCGATAAGATGGTGAGTTTAAAACTCCACACGATGGAATTGGATCAAAAGAGAATGATCTCTAAAATGCTCGAATTCCGTTGA
- the gcvH gene encoding glycine cleavage system protein GcvH, producing the protein MAETQAPAGYLFSEKHEWVKVEGDIALIGISDFAQSALGDIVFVDLPKAGKSIKQFETFGTIESVKAAEDLYAPIGGEVVESNPALSKNPGDVNAKPFDSWMIKVKGFSTAELEKLLSPEKYKTLVAGLE; encoded by the coding sequence ATGGCAGAAACGCAAGCACCCGCAGGATATCTTTTCTCGGAAAAACACGAATGGGTAAAAGTGGAAGGAGACATCGCTCTCATCGGAATTTCGGACTTCGCTCAATCGGCGCTCGGTGATATCGTATTCGTGGATCTTCCGAAAGCCGGAAAGTCGATCAAACAATTCGAAACCTTCGGAACCATCGAATCCGTAAAAGCCGCGGAAGACCTCTACGCTCCGATCGGCGGAGAAGTCGTAGAATCCAATCCGGCCCTTTCCAAAAATCCGGGCGACGTAAACGCAAAACCGTTCGATTCCTGGATGATTAAGGTAAAAGGTTTTTCGACCGCCGAGTTGGAAAAACTTCTCAGTCCGGAAAAATATAAGACGCTCGTCGCCGGACTCGAATAA
- the gcvP gene encoding aminomethyl-transferring glycine dehydrogenase — protein sequence MNSTLQNQSNTDLSKVSTGPLDTFPRRHIGPDPQQTAEMLKELGLSSLEELISKAVPAGIRLKKNLELPKASTEHEILQDLKLIASQNQVFRSYIGAGYNACIVPGVIQRNILENPGWYTAYTPYQAEISQGRLEALLNFQTMIIDLTGLEISNASLLDEGTAAAEAMFLAYSVRKNETAKKFFVSELCHPQTIDVVVTRANPLGIEVEIGNHESVELNEDFFGILLQYPATDGNVIDYTSFIQRAHNVGAVSTVAADLLSLTLLKSPGEMGADIAIGSSQRFGLPLGFGGPHAGYFATKDEFKRSMPGRLIGVSKDSQGNPGLRLSLQTREQHIRRDKATSNICTAQVLLAVISSMYAVYHGPEGLKNIATRIHKFTAVLASALKSAGFTITNDSFFDTLTIQTGGKAKEILNKARSKKINLREYQDGRIGVALDETVNVTDLDDLFEIFEVKNVDIEKSFAAAPNVSDSFKRNTSYLTHPIFQSHHTETKMLRYIRKLESRDLSLTTSMIPLGSCTMKLNATTEMYPVTWPEFGAIHPFAPADQTKGYKVIFEQLEKWLCEITGFAGVSLQPNAGSQGEYAGLLAIRRYHESRKEAHRNVCLIPISAHGTNPASAAMAGFKVVVVSCDQNGNVDLDDLKTKAEEHKDDLAALMITYPSTHGVFEESVKEICQIVHAHGGQVYMDGANMNAQVALTSPGEIGADVCHLNLHKTFCIPHGGGGPGVGPIGVAKHLVPFLPGHVLVDNATGNEHGAVSAAPWGSASIVLISWTYIALMGEEGLRNATQTSILNANYIAKRLEKAYPVLYKGKNGFVAHECILDVRPFKKTAGIEVEDVAKRLIDYGFHAPTMSFPVPGTLMIEPTESESLEELDRFCGAMLLIHQEIMDVQNGALDKTDNPLKNSPHTAAMVTSDRWDHLYPRERAAYPASWLRDHKFWPYVGRVDNVYGDRNLVCSCLPIESYQ from the coding sequence ATGAACTCGACTCTTCAAAACCAATCCAACACAGATCTTTCCAAGGTAAGCACGGGTCCGTTGGACACTTTTCCGAGACGGCATATCGGTCCGGATCCGCAACAAACCGCCGAAATGTTGAAAGAGTTGGGGTTATCTTCTCTGGAAGAACTGATTTCCAAAGCGGTTCCGGCCGGAATTCGTTTAAAGAAGAATCTGGAGTTGCCGAAAGCTTCCACGGAACACGAGATTCTTCAGGATCTGAAACTCATCGCGTCTCAGAATCAGGTCTTTCGTTCATACATCGGAGCCGGCTACAACGCCTGTATCGTTCCCGGTGTGATTCAAAGAAACATTCTCGAAAACCCGGGTTGGTATACGGCTTATACTCCCTATCAGGCGGAGATTTCTCAAGGCCGTCTCGAAGCGCTCCTGAACTTTCAGACGATGATCATCGATTTGACCGGTTTGGAAATTTCGAACGCTTCCCTTCTCGACGAAGGAACCGCCGCTGCGGAAGCGATGTTTCTTGCGTATTCCGTTCGTAAGAACGAGACCGCAAAAAAGTTCTTCGTGTCGGAACTTTGTCATCCGCAGACGATCGACGTCGTCGTAACCAGAGCGAATCCTCTCGGAATCGAAGTGGAAATCGGAAATCACGAATCGGTCGAACTCAACGAAGACTTTTTCGGAATTCTTCTGCAATATCCCGCGACCGACGGAAACGTAATCGATTATACTTCCTTTATTCAAAGAGCGCATAACGTGGGGGCGGTATCGACCGTCGCAGCCGATCTTTTATCTCTGACGCTTTTGAAATCTCCGGGAGAAATGGGCGCGGACATCGCGATCGGTTCTTCCCAAAGATTCGGACTTCCTCTCGGATTCGGAGGACCGCACGCGGGCTACTTCGCAACGAAAGACGAATTCAAACGCAGCATGCCGGGAAGATTGATCGGAGTTTCCAAAGACTCGCAAGGGAATCCCGGACTCAGACTTTCTCTTCAAACCAGAGAACAGCATATCCGCAGGGACAAAGCGACGAGCAATATTTGCACGGCGCAGGTTTTGCTTGCGGTGATTTCTTCCATGTATGCGGTTTATCACGGACCGGAAGGCCTGAAAAATATCGCGACTCGCATTCATAAATTCACCGCGGTTCTTGCAAGCGCGTTGAAATCGGCGGGATTTACGATCACGAACGATTCTTTCTTTGATACGCTTACGATTCAAACGGGCGGAAAGGCGAAGGAAATTTTAAACAAAGCGCGCTCCAAAAAGATCAATCTGAGAGAATATCAGGACGGTAGAATCGGAGTCGCGTTAGATGAAACCGTAAACGTTACTGACCTCGACGACCTATTCGAAATTTTCGAAGTGAAGAATGTGGATATCGAAAAAAGTTTCGCAGCCGCTCCGAACGTTTCCGATTCTTTCAAAAGAAACACTTCTTACCTGACCCATCCGATTTTTCAATCGCATCATACCGAAACGAAGATGCTTCGTTATATCCGTAAACTCGAATCCAGAGATCTTTCTTTGACTACGTCGATGATTCCTCTCGGTTCCTGCACGATGAAACTCAACGCGACCACGGAAATGTATCCCGTCACTTGGCCGGAGTTCGGTGCGATCCATCCGTTCGCGCCTGCGGATCAAACCAAGGGATACAAAGTTATCTTTGAACAACTGGAAAAATGGCTCTGCGAAATCACAGGATTTGCGGGAGTTTCCCTTCAGCCGAACGCGGGTTCTCAAGGAGAATACGCGGGTCTTTTAGCGATTCGCAGATATCACGAAAGTAGAAAAGAAGCTCATAGAAACGTTTGCCTGATTCCGATTTCCGCTCACGGAACCAACCCTGCGAGCGCGGCGATGGCGGGTTTCAAAGTCGTGGTCGTTTCCTGCGATCAAAATGGAAACGTGGATCTGGATGATCTCAAAACGAAAGCGGAAGAACACAAAGACGATCTCGCCGCATTGATGATCACCTATCCTTCTACTCACGGCGTGTTCGAAGAATCCGTAAAGGAAATCTGTCAGATCGTTCACGCTCACGGCGGTCAGGTGTATATGGACGGCGCGAATATGAACGCGCAGGTCGCATTAACAAGCCCCGGAGAAATCGGCGCGGACGTTTGCCATCTCAATCTTCATAAGACTTTTTGCATTCCTCACGGCGGTGGCGGTCCGGGCGTAGGTCCGATCGGAGTCGCAAAACATCTTGTTCCATTCTTACCCGGACACGTGCTTGTGGACAACGCAACCGGCAACGAACACGGAGCGGTTTCCGCTGCTCCCTGGGGAAGCGCGAGCATCGTATTGATCTCTTGGACATACATCGCACTTATGGGTGAAGAAGGATTGAGAAATGCGACTCAGACTTCCATCCTAAACGCAAACTACATCGCAAAACGTTTGGAAAAAGCGTATCCGGTTCTTTACAAAGGAAAGAACGGCTTTGTTGCTCACGAATGTATTCTGGACGTAAGACCGTTCAAAAAAACCGCCGGAATCGAAGTCGAAGACGTGGCGAAGAGATTGATCGACTACGGATTTCACGCACCTACGATGTCCTTCCCCGTTCCTGGAACCTTGATGATCGAGCCGACCGAATCCGAGTCCTTAGAAGAGTTGGATCGTTTCTGCGGAGCGATGCTGCTCATTCATCAGGAAATTATGGATGTTCAAAACGGAGCGCTCGATAAAACGGACAATCCTTTGAAAAATTCTCCGCACACAGCGGCGATGGTGACTTCCGATCGTTGGGACCATTTGTATCCGAGAGAACGCGCGGCTTATCCCGCTTCTTGGCTCAGAGATCATAAGTTCTGGCCTTATGTGGGAAGAGTGGATAACGTTTACGGAGACAGAAACCTCGTTTGTTCCTGTTTGCCGATCGAAAGTTATCAATGA
- a CDS encoding lysophospholipid acyltransferase family protein, with protein MSTRLLQRKDLCKPLEYDQEVPISYQTALDKKRSVLDLIFRETDLAFHYGYFKEIFRSRRLALDGLYDNASWCESSAKILDLIESCGGKINVEGIEKILSVQGPVVIAGNHMSTLETFVLPTFVTRYKPITFVVKESLTRGNLFGPIMRSRNPISVGRTNPREDLVAVLEEGTKLLQQGMSIIVFPQSTRTTDFNPAEFNSIAVKLAARAKVPLIPVALRTDFWENGRIIKELGRIFRDRKINIKFGDPLLPTDDSRKNQETLLRFVVTHIKQWGTVVRES; from the coding sequence ATGAGTACGAGACTGCTACAAAGAAAGGATCTCTGCAAACCCTTAGAATACGATCAAGAAGTTCCGATTTCTTATCAAACCGCACTCGATAAAAAACGATCCGTACTGGATTTAATTTTCCGCGAAACAGATCTCGCTTTTCATTATGGGTACTTTAAAGAAATTTTTAGAAGCAGACGTTTGGCTTTGGACGGATTGTATGATAACGCCAGCTGGTGCGAATCGTCCGCAAAAATTTTAGATCTGATCGAAAGCTGCGGCGGCAAAATCAACGTGGAAGGAATCGAAAAAATTCTCAGCGTGCAAGGTCCGGTCGTGATCGCGGGAAATCACATGAGCACTTTGGAAACGTTCGTACTTCCGACCTTTGTTACGAGATACAAACCCATTACGTTCGTCGTAAAAGAAAGTCTGACTCGGGGAAATCTTTTCGGTCCGATCATGCGCTCTCGCAATCCGATTTCGGTGGGAAGAACCAATCCGCGGGAAGACTTAGTCGCGGTCTTGGAAGAAGGAACCAAACTTTTGCAACAAGGAATGTCGATCATCGTATTTCCGCAAAGCACCCGAACTACGGATTTTAATCCGGCCGAATTCAATTCAATCGCGGTCAAACTCGCCGCGCGCGCAAAAGTTCCGTTGATCCCGGTCGCTTTGCGTACCGACTTTTGGGAAAACGGAAGAATCATCAAGGAACTCGGAAGAATTTTCAGAGACCGCAAAATCAACATCAAATTCGGTGATCCTCTTTTACCCACGGATGATTCAAGAAAGAATCAAGAAACCCTACTCCGATTCGTTGTGACTCATATCAAACAATGGGGAACCGTGGTTCGTGAGTCGTGA
- a CDS encoding RibD family protein, with product MTSIPNVTINMAMTLDGKVSRPDGRWYGLSSRNDKKRMDEIRSKADVLILGKNSILNDDPVIHLRYVENGNDPRPVILLRSGTLPEDKKVFRFSKQPPLIFCLNGNYSAVRDNLCSVAEIILLPGEDLSPLEVLKHLYEMGYREALLEGGPSLNDSFFRLDLISRIYVTIVPFLIGQNDLPSITGGHKQYFEFDRKKWELKSHDAIENEVFLMYEKIK from the coding sequence ATGACTTCGATTCCCAACGTAACAATCAACATGGCTATGACTTTGGACGGAAAAGTTTCCCGTCCGGACGGACGGTGGTACGGCCTTTCTTCCCGAAATGATAAGAAGAGAATGGATGAGATCCGTTCCAAAGCGGACGTTTTGATCTTAGGTAAGAATTCGATTCTCAACGACGATCCCGTGATTCATCTTAGATATGTCGAGAATGGAAACGATCCGAGACCGGTGATTCTCCTTCGATCCGGAACCTTGCCCGAAGACAAAAAAGTATTCCGTTTTTCTAAACAACCTCCGTTGATCTTTTGTTTAAACGGAAATTATTCGGCGGTTCGAGACAACCTTTGTTCGGTTGCGGAAATCATCCTTCTTCCGGGAGAGGATTTGAGCCCTCTCGAAGTTCTCAAACATTTATACGAGATGGGATATCGGGAAGCGCTTTTGGAAGGAGGTCCTTCCTTGAATGATTCTTTTTTTCGTTTGGATTTGATCTCGAGAATTTACGTCACGATCGTGCCGTTTTTAATCGGACAAAACGATCTGCCTTCGATCACCGGCGGTCACAAACAATACTTCGAATTCGATCGTAAAAAATGGGAACTCAAGTCCCATGATGCGATCGAAAATGAAGTTTTCCTAATGTACGAAAAAATTAAATAA
- a CDS encoding c-type cytochrome produces the protein MKQTKPNSKAQRPSLLSSDRILLPLIPFFLVMIVLFSIVTCQSSQTRTEELSNSKVADEEADLLWEQKCAACHGLDGTPNDSITPKPRKLSGFGLKMGFFFGGNKMREGIFKTIRDGKNQTMPSFKDELSEDQIRALVKRIERF, from the coding sequence ATGAAACAAACGAAACCGAACTCAAAAGCACAACGCCCTTCGCTTCTCTCTTCCGATCGTATATTGTTACCGTTGATTCCATTCTTTTTAGTAATGATCGTATTGTTTTCTATCGTCACTTGCCAAAGTTCGCAAACTCGAACGGAAGAATTATCCAATAGCAAAGTCGCGGATGAAGAAGCGGATCTTTTATGGGAACAAAAATGTGCCGCATGTCACGGCTTGGACGGAACTCCGAACGATTCAATCACGCCGAAACCGCGCAAACTGAGCGGCTTCGGTTTAAAGATGGGTTTCTTTTTCGGAGGAAATAAAATGCGGGAAGGAATCTTTAAGACGATTCGCGATGGAAAGAATCAAACCATGCCTTCTTTCAAAGACGAACTGTCCGAAGATCAGATTCGAGCTTTAGTAAAACGAATCGAACGGTTTTAA
- a CDS encoding (2Fe-2S)-binding protein, with protein MDSSFFSQVDLCQLMRPRKVCVCNQVSEEELLTSIRNGNDTLEKLMDDTGASTGCGTCMGSVRKLLARELKVPRA; from the coding sequence ATGGATTCCTCTTTTTTCAGTCAAGTCGACCTGTGCCAACTGATGCGGCCACGCAAGGTTTGCGTATGCAATCAGGTTTCGGAAGAAGAACTCCTAACGTCGATCCGAAACGGAAACGATACCCTGGAAAAGCTCATGGACGATACGGGCGCTTCCACCGGTTGCGGAACCTGTATGGGATCGGTTCGTAAACTTCTGGCTCGGGAACTGAAAGTTCCGAGAGCATGA
- a CDS encoding biosynthetic peptidoglycan transglycosylase, producing MKQKELLYTFFLRVLPIFFAAVLIYEQFFPERKILVQQDRLIYLPDQKESVPLEVEWVRLGDIPKEWISYTVQVEDRRFYFHNGYSISDIHSTLVSSVLLFRKMRGASTITQQLARTLFLSREKSLSRKWKEIQIASTLEEELGKETILEFYLNSVYWGRGMNGLNQASRYYFRKRPADLETPQFKALIQILKKPDAYTREEVIDLSKSL from the coding sequence ATGAAACAGAAAGAACTTCTTTACACCTTCTTTTTGAGAGTTCTTCCGATTTTTTTCGCGGCAGTTCTTATCTACGAACAATTCTTTCCCGAACGGAAAATTTTGGTTCAACAGGATCGGTTGATCTATTTGCCGGATCAGAAAGAATCCGTTCCTTTGGAAGTGGAATGGGTTCGCCTCGGGGACATTCCGAAAGAATGGATTTCGTATACGGTTCAAGTGGAAGACAGAAGATTTTACTTTCACAACGGGTATTCGATTTCGGACATTCATTCCACTCTTGTTTCTTCCGTGTTGTTGTTTCGAAAGATGAGAGGCGCGAGTACGATCACGCAGCAGCTGGCTCGGACGCTTTTTCTTTCGAGGGAAAAATCCTTATCCCGAAAGTGGAAGGAAATTCAGATCGCCTCCACTTTGGAGGAAGAACTTGGAAAAGAAACGATCTTGGAATTTTATCTCAACAGCGTATATTGGGGAAGAGGCATGAACGGCTTGAATCAGGCTTCTCGCTATTATTTTAGAAAAAGGCCGGCCGATTTGGAGACGCCTCAATTCAAAGCATTGATCCAAATTCTAAAAAAACCGGACGCTTATACAAGAGAAGAAGTCATCGACCTCTCGAAAAGTTTATAA
- a CDS encoding LA_0364 family Cys-rich lipoprotein: protein MKKIYIVVLVMTFVAFVSHCSEISPRQKCYEDNYCKSAESDCIAGSLLISSLLANNSSGSSSSSSNTSSSNSFLSVLFSPITCIGAKASCEADCDKKHPF from the coding sequence ATGAAAAAGATCTATATTGTTGTGTTAGTGATGACTTTTGTCGCCTTTGTTTCACACTGTTCTGAGATATCCCCTCGTCAGAAATGTTACGAGGATAATTATTGCAAGTCCGCCGAATCGGATTGTATCGCAGGCTCTTTGTTGATTTCATCCTTGCTCGCGAATAACTCAAGCGGTTCCAGTTCGAGCTCATCGAATACAAGTTCATCGAATTCTTTTTTGAGTGTTTTATTTAGCCCCATTACTTGTATAGGCGCTAAAGCGTCTTGTGAAGCGGATTGCGATAAGAAACATCCGTTTTGA
- a CDS encoding pyrimidine/purine nucleoside phosphorylase: MAQFENVTVIKKANVYYDGKVTSRTVLFQDGSKKTLGILMPGQYDFGTDEKEIMEILDGEMLVKLPGQDSWKEIKSGQSFEVPAKSRFQMDVKKISDYCCSYIA, translated from the coding sequence ATGGCGCAGTTTGAAAACGTCACCGTAATTAAAAAAGCGAACGTCTACTACGACGGAAAAGTAACGAGCCGAACCGTTCTATTTCAAGACGGAAGCAAAAAGACCTTGGGAATTTTGATGCCGGGTCAATACGATTTCGGAACCGATGAAAAGGAAATTATGGAAATCCTGGACGGGGAAATGCTCGTGAAACTTCCGGGACAGGATTCTTGGAAAGAAATCAAAAGCGGTCAATCCTTTGAAGTTCCGGCGAAGTCCAGATTTCAAATGGATGTAAAAAAGATCAGCGACTATTGCTGTTCTTACATCGCTTAA
- a CDS encoding LA_0364 family Cys-rich lipoprotein, giving the protein MNKISILHFWLLLVFFAVSCNQVTSKERCENTCKERSQLCFSALILRNSSASVSNQSLNPAADAIANCSVFYNLCETDCKLKDKYGEN; this is encoded by the coding sequence ATGAATAAAATATCAATCCTCCATTTTTGGCTTTTGTTGGTTTTTTTTGCCGTCTCCTGTAATCAAGTAACTTCTAAAGAACGTTGTGAAAACACGTGCAAAGAACGGTCGCAGCTTTGTTTTTCGGCTTTGATCTTAAGAAATTCTTCCGCTTCGGTATCGAATCAAAGTCTGAATCCGGCAGCGGATGCGATTGCGAACTGTTCTGTCTTTTACAATTTATGCGAAACCGATTGTAAACTGAAGGATAAGTATGGAGAGAATTAG
- a CDS encoding MFS transporter produces MQDIKRAPFREILGWCMFDFANSSYTTVIISVTYGIVFSQLVVPASSNQENPYEYGNLLWSIALAISYLLVVLTGPIFGAITDYSARKKQFLFYSYVFCIISTGALWFVIAPGQYLLAFILIIFSNFFFASGENFASSFLPYLGPKEDLGKISGYAWGIGYFGGIAAVALVNTLGPKTLENFDNLRMVGPYTAFFFLFAGIPTFLLLREYTDGKEKPEGLSYLKIGIDRVTSTMKEIHKFRDMALYLVSLFFAMAALGIVISFAFIYGAQEIKTEEKHEIAMFLLIQLFAAIGAIVFGFIQDKIGAKKTFNITLFLWIACLLLIYWVKDLTAFLVGIGIPTTQQWVFVGTTVFAGAGLGATQSASRAIVGLFAPESKSGEFFGLWGLSGKVAAAFGLVAVGGLQILFDLRNSFLVVCVFFVIALLINFLVDEERGIKTAIEYKES; encoded by the coding sequence ATGCAAGATATAAAAAGAGCCCCCTTCCGAGAAATTCTCGGGTGGTGCATGTTCGATTTCGCGAACTCATCCTATACGACGGTCATCATCAGCGTTACATACGGAATCGTTTTCAGCCAACTCGTAGTCCCTGCCTCCTCCAATCAGGAAAATCCATACGAATACGGAAATCTTCTCTGGTCGATCGCCCTCGCGATCTCCTATTTGCTGGTGGTTTTAACGGGACCTATTTTCGGTGCGATCACCGATTATTCCGCTCGGAAGAAACAGTTCCTATTTTATAGTTATGTCTTTTGTATCATTTCCACGGGCGCACTTTGGTTCGTAATCGCCCCGGGACAATATCTTCTCGCATTCATCCTCATCATCTTTTCGAACTTCTTTTTTGCCTCGGGGGAAAACTTCGCATCCAGCTTTCTTCCGTATCTCGGACCGAAAGAAGATTTGGGAAAAATTTCCGGTTATGCCTGGGGAATCGGTTACTTCGGAGGAATTGCGGCGGTTGCGTTAGTCAACACGCTCGGTCCAAAGACGCTGGAGAATTTCGATAACCTCCGCATGGTCGGACCTTATACGGCCTTTTTCTTTTTGTTCGCCGGAATTCCGACCTTTCTTCTTTTAAGAGAATACACAGACGGAAAAGAAAAACCCGAAGGGCTTTCCTATCTCAAAATCGGAATCGATCGAGTCACTTCCACGATGAAGGAAATCCACAAGTTCCGGGATATGGCTTTGTATCTCGTTTCGTTGTTTTTTGCGATGGCCGCGCTCGGAATCGTAATCAGCTTTGCGTTCATCTACGGAGCGCAGGAAATTAAAACGGAAGAAAAACACGAAATCGCGATGTTTCTTTTGATTCAGCTTTTCGCGGCGATCGGCGCGATCGTGTTCGGTTTCATTCAAGATAAGATCGGAGCGAAAAAGACCTTCAATATTACGCTTTTCTTATGGATTGCCTGTCTACTGCTGATCTACTGGGTAAAGGATCTGACCGCATTCTTAGTGGGCATCGGAATTCCGACCACGCAGCAATGGGTTTTTGTGGGAACAACCGTGTTTGCCGGAGCGGGTCTCGGAGCGACACAATCCGCGAGCCGCGCGATCGTGGGTCTTTTCGCACCCGAATCCAAATCGGGAGAATTCTTCGGACTTTGGGGACTTTCCGGAAAAGTGGCCGCTGCGTTCGGACTCGTTGCCGTCGGAGGATTACAGATTTTATTCGATCTCAGAAACTCGTTTTTAGTCGTCTGCGTATTCTTTGTCATCGCGCTCCTAATCAACTTTTTAGTCGATGAAGAACGAGGAATCAAAACTGCAATCGAGTATAAGGAAAGCTAA